CATCGTCACAATCAGCTCGTTGACAGCCGACGATTCTTTCCCGGCCGCGGCCACCGTAGTGAGCGACCTCGGCGAACCCGACGCACCAGCGCAGTATCGCTCGGGTCTGGACGTCCGCGACGTTGACGGCACAGTGACCGTGCCATCGCTTCAGTTGATTCTCGACAAGGCCGACCGGCCGTGGCCCCAGTGACCAGCCTGGCGACCACCTCGAACTCAGAGGTCGTAGTGGAACTGCAACCGAATCTTGTCGCCCCGGAAGAGGATTCGCGAGTATTCGAAGAGTTTCCCGCCCGGATCGGAGATCTGGTGGCTCAGCAACAACAGCGGTGTGCTGCGTTTGATGCCCAATTCGGACGCGGCGGCCGGCGAGGGCAGCGTGGACTCGAGGGTCTCGTCGATGTGACCCATTCGCAGGCCATGCTCCGACTCCAGCACGACACACAACTGCCGACTCGTCAGGTCCGCCGCCTCAAGTCCGGGAGCCAGCGCCGCCGGAACGTACGACGTGTGGATGCTGATCGGCTCGTCGTCCGGCAGGAGCCGGATCCGGCGGATCTCGTAGACGTCCTCCCCCGGCATCAGCCTCAGCGCCTCGGCAACCCGACCGTCGGCCGGCACGATGCCCTCTTTGAGGATCTTGGTCTGGACCGCGTAGCCCATTCCCTCCAACTGTTCGCGGATGCCCATGTAGGCGGGCGAGCGAGTGGAGATCTTGCGGTGCGCGACGAAGGTGCCCTTGCCCTGGACCCGGAAGAGGAGGTCCTCATTGACCAGTTGCGCCAGGACCTGTCGTGCGGTCATCCGGCTCACCCCGTACATCCGGTTGAGCTCGTTCTCGGACGGAATGCGTTGCCCCGGTTGCCATTCGCCGTTCTCGATGCGCGCACGCAGCACCTGAGCGAGTTGGATATAGATCGGCGTCGCGCCGTCGCGATCGAGCACGGTCGGGATCGTGGCCGATGTGGGCAGCTCACTGGCGGCAGAAGAAGTCATGGCCTCGCCGACGGTACCAGGCTGAGCGCTTGCTTGGCTGCACCCACGCTGTACCTGTGTGTACTTGGCCGTCCCCGCTCCTCCCCACAATCGAAATCGATGCGCTACTCCTGATGAACCACGCGAACACCGGAAGGTAATCCCGATGCCCGAGACCACGCCGCTCAACCCCCTGGCCCCCTGGGTCGAGCTCGCCACCACCACCGCGGACTGGGACGCAGCCACGCCGCACGAACTGGACACCATGTATGCCCAACTCAACATCATCCGGTCGTTCGAGGAGGAAGTACTCGTCCTGGCCGGCCAGAAGCTGATCAATGGTCCGGCGCACTCGAGCATCGGACAAGAGGCCGGTGCCGTGGGGTCGGGTCTACCTCTGAACGCCGGCGACCAGGTCAACGGCTCACACCGAGGCCACCACCAATTCCTCGCAAAAGCTTTGGGGTTCGTCGCTCCCGACGGTATCGATCCGGCGCAGCCGCTGGGCGCAGCAGTGCGCGAGGTCCTCCACCGTTCGATGGCCGAGATCGCCGGTCTCGCCGACGGGTACTGCCATGGTCGCGGCGGCTCGATGCACCTGCAGTGGAAGGAAGCCGGTGCGATGGGCACCAACGCCATCGTGGGC
The window above is part of the Branchiibius hedensis genome. Proteins encoded here:
- a CDS encoding GntR family transcriptional regulator, whose product is MTSSAASELPTSATIPTVLDRDGATPIYIQLAQVLRARIENGEWQPGQRIPSENELNRMYGVSRMTARQVLAQLVNEDLLFRVQGKGTFVAHRKISTRSPAYMGIREQLEGMGYAVQTKILKEGIVPADGRVAEALRLMPGEDVYEIRRIRLLPDDEPISIHTSYVPAALAPGLEAADLTSRQLCVVLESEHGLRMGHIDETLESTLPSPAAASELGIKRSTPLLLLSHQISDPGGKLFEYSRILFRGDKIRLQFHYDL